The following coding sequences lie in one Tichowtungia aerotolerans genomic window:
- a CDS encoding glycosyltransferase family protein: MRSKTIVTACDRNFAAGAFLMLSSLRRHGVNIPVHILERDLPDADRKLLEQVDGVTLFPASENAMLQHMVYEKYEAVRTAASDLIIWMDSDCIVTGDITPQIDATGAGLQIRMRPENEIAYLFRQRYCVDDQKGKMPRSVLEIWKKDIGERETERISTSCNAHCFVINRSWVGFLERWKNQMLKVIPQETSHIIVNERSPAYPFIDESVISSMLAFCEEAPAITEFQFDRDPAHSVIHFGGSPKPWQRWLQRNLVWFDEIMDNLDWAEQQGWTYPGRPWFLKRKYKTICRMDAWLFERKRLAVHRLRDTARKLLCR, translated from the coding sequence ATGAGAAGTAAGACGATAGTAACCGCCTGTGACCGAAATTTTGCCGCCGGAGCCTTTTTGATGCTGTCATCCCTGCGCAGGCATGGAGTGAATATTCCGGTTCATATACTGGAACGCGATCTTCCGGATGCCGACAGAAAGCTTCTTGAGCAGGTGGATGGCGTTACATTGTTTCCTGCGTCGGAGAATGCGATGTTGCAGCACATGGTGTATGAAAAGTATGAGGCGGTGCGGACTGCAGCATCCGATTTGATTATCTGGATGGATTCCGACTGCATCGTCACTGGAGACATTACTCCGCAAATCGACGCAACCGGCGCTGGCCTTCAGATAAGAATGCGCCCGGAAAATGAAATTGCCTACCTGTTTCGCCAGCGTTACTGCGTCGATGACCAAAAAGGAAAAATGCCGCGGTCCGTACTCGAAATCTGGAAGAAAGATATCGGCGAACGTGAAACCGAACGTATTAGTACGTCCTGCAATGCTCACTGTTTTGTGATTAATCGCTCATGGGTTGGGTTCCTCGAACGCTGGAAAAATCAGATGCTGAAAGTGATTCCTCAGGAAACAAGCCATATTATCGTCAATGAACGCAGTCCGGCCTATCCTTTTATTGATGAATCGGTCATCAGCTCCATGCTTGCGTTCTGCGAAGAAGCTCCTGCAATCACGGAATTTCAGTTTGATCGCGATCCGGCGCACAGCGTGATTCATTTCGGCGGCAGTCCTAAACCGTGGCAGCGCTGGCTGCAGCGCAATCTGGTCTGGTTTGATGAAATCATGGATAATCTCGACTGGGCAGAACAGCAGGGATGGACATATCCGGGCCGTCCGTGGTTTCTCAAAAGAAAGTACAAAACAATCTGCAGAATG
- a CDS encoding ExeA family protein has product MYLDYFQLNEFPFNVTPDPRFLYFSDRHQEAYDSLLYGIEHRKGFIVLTGEVGCGKTTICRSVLNQLPTNTHSALILNPSLTPSQLIRSILIDLGLDAKGQDKLVHIALLNEFLLDCLNKNENVCIIIDESQNLDADLMEQIRMLSNLETDQHKLMQIILSGQPELKERLAMPELRQLRQRVMVHCDLSSLSTVETALYIQHRLNVAGANGRIRFRPMAVERVHEHGAGIPRQINTICDRALLSAYVRKDFEVTDTDVQNALKELASVIHGSSI; this is encoded by the coding sequence ATGTACTTAGATTATTTTCAACTGAATGAGTTTCCGTTCAATGTGACGCCTGATCCGCGGTTCCTCTACTTTTCGGATCGCCATCAGGAAGCGTATGACTCCCTGCTTTACGGCATTGAGCACCGCAAAGGTTTTATTGTGCTCACCGGCGAAGTCGGCTGTGGAAAAACCACGATATGCCGGTCCGTCCTCAACCAGCTGCCGACCAATACTCATTCCGCGCTGATTCTCAACCCGTCCCTGACTCCCTCCCAGTTGATCCGCTCCATCCTGATCGATCTTGGGCTTGATGCCAAAGGCCAGGATAAACTGGTCCATATTGCTCTCCTCAACGAGTTCCTTCTGGACTGCCTGAACAAAAATGAAAACGTCTGCATCATCATCGACGAATCTCAGAATCTGGATGCAGATCTGATGGAACAGATCCGGATGCTGTCCAATCTGGAAACCGACCAGCACAAACTGATGCAGATCATCCTTTCGGGACAGCCTGAACTGAAAGAACGCCTTGCCATGCCGGAACTGAGGCAGTTGCGGCAGCGTGTCATGGTGCATTGCGACCTCTCCTCGTTATCCACCGTGGAAACAGCACTCTACATACAGCATCGGCTGAATGTCGCCGGAGCCAACGGCCGCATCCGTTTCAGGCCCATGGCGGTCGAACGTGTACACGAGCACGGCGCCGGGATTCCCCGGCAGATCAATACCATCTGCGACCGGGCTCTCCTCTCCGCCTACGTCCGCAAAGATTTTGAAGTGACCGACACCGACGTTCAAAACGCCCTTAAAGAACTGGCCTCAGTGATTCACGGGAGTTCCATATGA
- the nuoE gene encoding NADH-quinone oxidoreductase subunit NuoE produces MLVSEREQLRANIERQIQDYGNNRSALIPVLQEVQLKYGHVSEYVMQVVADILNIHPVEIYGVASFYSFIGHKQKGRFIIRLCRTISCDMQGKDRVARQLENDLGIRFGETTPDGNFTLEWANCLGMCDQGPAMLVNERIYTQVTPDSVHDILEECRKVFGVHTLQEKEMLCELPTQAK; encoded by the coding sequence ATGCTGGTATCAGAACGCGAGCAATTGCGAGCGAACATCGAACGGCAAATCCAGGATTACGGCAACAATCGCAGTGCCTTGATTCCGGTTCTTCAGGAAGTGCAGTTGAAATACGGGCATGTTTCAGAATATGTCATGCAGGTCGTGGCCGACATCCTGAACATCCACCCGGTTGAAATCTACGGCGTTGCATCGTTCTACAGTTTTATCGGGCACAAGCAGAAAGGACGCTTCATTATCCGCCTCTGCCGAACGATATCCTGCGACATGCAGGGCAAAGACCGCGTTGCCCGCCAATTGGAAAACGATCTCGGTATCCGCTTCGGTGAAACAACGCCGGATGGCAATTTCACCCTCGAATGGGCCAACTGCCTCGGCATGTGCGATCAGGGCCCTGCCATGCTCGTCAACGAGCGGATCTACACACAGGTCACCCCGGATAGCGTGCACGACATTCTCGAGGAATGCCGCAAGGTATTCGGCGTCCACACTCTTCAGGAAAAGGAGATGCTATGCGAACTGCCGACACAAGCAAAATGA
- a CDS encoding complex I 51 kDa subunit family protein, producing MRTADTSKMTFSKIDPGVGLKKALGMTPDKIIGLVSDSGLKGRGGAGFPTDLKWKLAANVEDDLKYVVCNADEGEPGTFKDRVILTSFSDLMFDGMTIGARAIGAAKGIVYLRGEYTYLRSFLENKLSKRRRDGLLGRNIMDTEGFDFDITIRMGAGAYICGEETALIESLEGQRGEPRNRPPFPVNTGFMGHPTIVNNVETFTWISCIATKGAKWFNDIGTEKSTGLKLFSVSGDCKKHGVFEFPMGITLKELLEKVEGTDAKAVQVGGASGRCVPARDFDRTLAYEDIPTGGSIIVIGQNRDMLLVAKNFMEFFVDESCGQCTPCREGNVKLLEGIDLLLQGQCSMHYLRELCSLGESMQMASKCGLGQTSPNAFLSIVENFKDEIMGRTESV from the coding sequence ATGCGAACTGCCGACACAAGCAAAATGACCTTCTCCAAAATCGACCCCGGCGTCGGACTCAAGAAAGCGCTGGGAATGACTCCGGATAAAATCATTGGTCTTGTCAGCGATTCCGGACTCAAAGGGCGCGGAGGCGCGGGTTTCCCCACCGACCTGAAATGGAAACTGGCCGCCAACGTGGAAGACGACCTGAAATATGTCGTTTGCAACGCCGACGAAGGCGAACCCGGCACCTTTAAGGATCGCGTCATTCTCACCAGCTTTTCCGACCTGATGTTTGACGGCATGACCATTGGAGCCCGTGCAATCGGCGCGGCAAAAGGTATTGTCTATCTGCGCGGCGAATACACCTATCTGCGCAGCTTCCTGGAAAACAAACTCTCCAAACGCCGCAGGGACGGACTGCTGGGAAGAAACATTATGGATACGGAAGGGTTTGATTTTGACATCACCATCCGCATGGGAGCCGGAGCCTATATCTGCGGCGAAGAAACCGCTCTGATCGAATCGCTCGAGGGCCAGCGCGGCGAACCGCGTAACCGCCCGCCCTTCCCCGTCAACACCGGCTTCATGGGCCACCCGACCATCGTCAATAATGTGGAAACCTTTACGTGGATTTCCTGCATCGCCACCAAGGGCGCGAAATGGTTCAACGACATCGGAACTGAAAAGTCGACCGGCCTAAAGCTCTTCAGCGTTTCCGGGGACTGCAAAAAACACGGGGTCTTTGAGTTTCCGATGGGGATTACGCTCAAAGAGCTGCTCGAAAAAGTCGAGGGAACCGATGCAAAAGCCGTCCAGGTTGGCGGTGCTTCCGGACGATGCGTGCCGGCCCGGGACTTTGACCGGACCCTTGCCTACGAAGATATCCCGACCGGCGGCTCGATTATCGTGATCGGACAAAACCGGGATATGCTTCTGGTCGCGAAAAACTTCATGGAATTTTTTGTCGATGAATCCTGCGGACAGTGCACGCCCTGCCGCGAGGGAAACGTTAAGCTGCTCGAAGGCATCGACCTGCTTTTGCAGGGACAATGTTCCATGCATTATCTGCGAGAGCTCTGTTCTCTTGGCGAAAGTATGCAGATGGCCTCCAAGTGCGGCCTTGGACAGACCAGCCCCAATGCATTTTTGTCCATTGTCGAAAACTTCAAAGACGAAATTATGGGAAGAACGGAAAGCGTATAA
- a CDS encoding NADH-dependent [FeFe] hydrogenase, group A6 — MSDALNQNTSRSPLSQRAQPLGIPGMEITDQTVDITIDGKSITVQAGTTILEAAKQIGIRIPTLCYHEDLCVAGVCRICVVEVEGQRTLQTACSYPVTEPITVRTHTAKVRKARRHILDLMLSKHHGECYACFRNNNCELQSLAKEYGVDFFRFGHPDKPRFEVDRSSYSVVRDMDKCILCRRCVRTCIDLQEVGVLEVDKRSCNSKIITFGDKPLGEVVCINCGQCINRCPTGALRANDPTYEVWAEIDDPSKHVVIQTAPSPRAGIGECFGLEPGHPLTFEMNTALRECGFDKVFDTNFSADLTIIEEGSELLQRLHKALVTKEHTTLPQFTSCSPGWVKYLEHFYPEYIPNMSSAKSPQQMFGAVIKTYYAQLNNIDPKDIVTVALMPCSAKKFECNRPEMCDSGWKDVDYGLTTRELAQMISEAGIDLPAMPKSDFDDPFGTATGSGVIFGATGGVMEAALRSVIELVCGIKVEDLFKHADIIPVRGFDGIRFMELTIPQVGPVPELLKNLFVDWSWLEGVTLKVAVAHGTANAKRVMEDIKAGGRCSECHFIEFMACPGGCIGGGGQPIPTSPAIRAARAKAIYSEDASYEIRKSHENPAIAKLYSEFFTGGPCSPLSHKLLHTGYTPRGKYIV; from the coding sequence ATGTCCGATGCACTGAATCAGAACACATCGCGCTCGCCGCTGAGCCAGAGGGCCCAGCCGCTCGGTATCCCGGGAATGGAAATCACCGACCAGACAGTTGACATAACAATTGACGGGAAAAGCATCACCGTTCAGGCAGGAACGACCATTCTTGAAGCCGCAAAACAAATCGGAATTCGCATTCCCACCCTTTGCTATCATGAAGATCTTTGCGTCGCCGGTGTCTGCCGCATTTGTGTCGTCGAAGTGGAAGGACAGCGCACTCTGCAGACCGCCTGCAGTTATCCGGTCACCGAACCGATCACCGTCCGGACGCACACGGCCAAAGTGCGCAAAGCACGGCGGCACATTCTCGACCTGATGCTATCTAAACACCACGGTGAATGTTACGCCTGTTTCCGGAACAACAACTGCGAGCTGCAGTCGCTCGCCAAGGAATACGGCGTCGACTTTTTCCGTTTCGGTCATCCGGACAAACCGCGCTTCGAGGTTGACCGATCCAGCTACAGCGTTGTTCGAGATATGGACAAGTGCATTCTTTGCCGCCGCTGCGTACGCACCTGCATTGACCTGCAGGAAGTCGGCGTGCTTGAGGTAGACAAACGCAGCTGCAATTCCAAAATCATCACCTTCGGCGACAAACCGCTCGGCGAAGTCGTCTGCATCAACTGCGGGCAGTGCATCAACCGCTGCCCGACCGGTGCTCTGCGCGCCAACGATCCTACCTACGAAGTCTGGGCAGAAATTGATGATCCGTCCAAGCACGTCGTCATTCAGACCGCACCCAGCCCGCGCGCCGGAATCGGCGAATGTTTCGGACTCGAACCGGGCCATCCACTCACATTCGAAATGAACACCGCTCTGCGCGAATGCGGCTTTGACAAGGTATTCGACACCAATTTCAGTGCAGATCTCACGATCATCGAAGAAGGCTCTGAACTGCTTCAGCGACTGCACAAAGCCCTTGTAACCAAAGAGCACACAACCCTACCGCAATTCACCAGCTGTTCTCCCGGATGGGTCAAATATCTCGAGCACTTCTATCCCGAATACATCCCGAACATGTCGTCGGCAAAAAGCCCGCAGCAAATGTTCGGCGCCGTCATCAAAACCTACTACGCCCAACTCAATAACATTGATCCGAAAGACATTGTCACCGTCGCACTCATGCCCTGTTCTGCCAAAAAGTTTGAATGCAACCGACCGGAGATGTGCGACAGCGGATGGAAAGACGTCGACTACGGTCTCACCACCCGCGAACTCGCCCAGATGATCAGCGAGGCAGGCATCGATCTGCCCGCCATGCCGAAATCCGATTTTGATGATCCGTTCGGAACCGCCACCGGCTCCGGTGTCATCTTCGGCGCCACCGGCGGCGTCATGGAAGCGGCTCTTCGCAGTGTCATCGAACTCGTCTGCGGCATTAAAGTGGAAGACCTGTTTAAACATGCCGATATCATCCCCGTGCGCGGGTTTGATGGTATCCGTTTTATGGAGCTGACCATTCCGCAGGTCGGGCCCGTCCCCGAGCTGCTGAAAAATCTGTTTGTTGACTGGAGCTGGCTCGAAGGCGTCACACTCAAAGTCGCCGTTGCCCACGGTACCGCCAACGCCAAGCGGGTTATGGAAGATATCAAGGCCGGCGGACGCTGCAGCGAATGTCACTTCATCGAATTCATGGCCTGTCCCGGCGGCTGTATCGGCGGAGGCGGACAGCCCATTCCAACCAGCCCGGCCATTCGGGCCGCGCGCGCCAAAGCCATTTACAGCGAAGACGCTTCTTATGAAATTCGCAAATCGCACGAAAACCCGGCAATCGCAAAGCTCTACAGCGAGTTTTTCACCGGCGGACCGTGCAGCCCTCTATCTCACAAACTCCTCCACACCGGCTACACTCCGCGGGGGAAATATATTGTTTAA
- a CDS encoding bacteriophage holin has protein sequence MKLNIKAFALACGILWGVGLFALTWWIIAFDGITGEVTLIGRLYRGYTISPIGSLLGLVYGFCDAFIGGAILAWVYNVLATRFERKAL, from the coding sequence ATGAAGCTGAACATCAAAGCATTTGCGCTTGCATGCGGCATCCTGTGGGGCGTTGGTCTGTTCGCACTTACGTGGTGGATTATCGCCTTCGATGGCATCACCGGCGAAGTCACTCTGATCGGCCGACTCTATCGCGGTTACACCATCAGTCCAATCGGAAGCCTGCTGGGCCTTGTTTATGGATTCTGCGACGCCTTTATTGGCGGAGCGATTCTGGCATGGGTTTACAATGTCCTCGCCACCCGCTTTGAGCGGAAAGCGCTCTAG
- a CDS encoding NADH-dependent [FeFe] hydrogenase, group A6, translated as MHKVTINGKLIETPDGATILDTAKRAGIRIPTLCFLEKRDPIGACRVCLVEVDGARTLMASCSTPVTDGMVVHTNSPRVRAARKQVVELLLSEHDGNCQTCDRNQDCELQDLASELGIREIHFEGKKAKPRIDDSTPALIRDNSKCIKCRRCVTVCSQVQGIGALQPQGRGFDTMIGPAFTMELDEVTCVQCGQCAAVCPVGAISEKSHIEMVWNALEDPSKTVVVQTAPAIRAALGECFDCEPGTLVTGKMTAALRDIGFDGVFDTNFTADLTIMEEGTELLTRLKKAWVDKEEVALPMFTSCSPGWINFAEYYYPQFLPNLSTCKSPQQMFGAVAKTYYAQKIGVEPQDMVVVSVMPCTAKKFECQRSEMFDSGVQDVDYVLTTRELGRMIKEAGVDFMALEDEKMDDPLGIGSGAADIFANTGGVMEAALRTAYELITGRQLPMEGLHVKPVEGLEAIKEASLTIEGTKSDWSFLEGVTVNVAVTHGLANTRRLLESIKNGEKSYHFVEVMTCPGGCVGGGGQPRMTDDSVRERRIAAIYKEDEGKALRKSHENEAVQQLYKEFLKEPLGEKSHHLLHTHYEDKPVV; from the coding sequence ATGCATAAGGTAACCATTAACGGAAAACTGATTGAGACACCTGATGGCGCAACCATTCTGGACACAGCGAAACGGGCAGGAATTCGCATTCCCACACTCTGTTTCCTTGAAAAGCGCGACCCAATCGGTGCCTGCCGGGTTTGTTTGGTGGAGGTGGACGGCGCCCGAACGCTGATGGCATCCTGCTCAACGCCGGTTACCGATGGAATGGTTGTGCACACCAACAGCCCTCGGGTACGGGCCGCCCGCAAACAGGTGGTGGAGCTGCTGCTTTCCGAGCATGACGGGAACTGCCAAACCTGTGATCGCAATCAGGACTGTGAATTGCAGGATCTCGCCTCAGAATTGGGAATCCGTGAGATTCATTTTGAGGGAAAAAAAGCAAAGCCGCGGATTGACGACAGTACACCGGCGCTGATTCGCGACAACTCGAAATGCATCAAGTGCCGCCGCTGCGTCACGGTCTGTTCTCAGGTTCAGGGGATTGGAGCGCTTCAGCCGCAGGGGCGAGGCTTTGATACAATGATCGGACCGGCCTTTACGATGGAACTCGATGAGGTCACCTGCGTTCAGTGTGGACAATGCGCCGCTGTTTGTCCGGTCGGAGCGATTTCTGAAAAAAGCCATATTGAAATGGTTTGGAACGCGCTCGAAGATCCGTCAAAAACCGTGGTGGTTCAGACGGCTCCGGCTATTCGCGCCGCACTCGGCGAATGTTTTGACTGCGAACCGGGCACGCTGGTGACCGGCAAGATGACGGCTGCGCTTCGTGATATCGGGTTTGACGGGGTCTTTGACACCAACTTCACTGCAGACCTTACGATTATGGAAGAGGGAACCGAGCTGTTAACCCGTCTTAAAAAAGCTTGGGTCGATAAAGAAGAGGTTGCTCTTCCCATGTTCACCAGCTGTTCGCCGGGGTGGATCAACTTTGCGGAATATTATTACCCGCAGTTCCTTCCCAATCTTTCGACCTGCAAGTCTCCACAGCAGATGTTCGGTGCGGTGGCGAAAACCTACTACGCGCAGAAGATCGGTGTGGAGCCGCAAGATATGGTTGTGGTTTCCGTGATGCCGTGTACTGCGAAAAAGTTCGAATGCCAACGCTCGGAGATGTTCGACAGCGGCGTGCAGGATGTTGATTATGTTCTGACCACGCGCGAGCTGGGACGGATGATCAAAGAAGCCGGCGTTGACTTTATGGCATTGGAAGACGAAAAGATGGATGATCCGCTCGGGATCGGTTCCGGTGCTGCAGACATCTTTGCCAACACCGGTGGAGTCATGGAAGCCGCATTGCGTACGGCGTATGAACTTATCACCGGCAGACAATTGCCGATGGAGGGCCTTCATGTGAAACCGGTCGAAGGCCTTGAGGCAATTAAGGAAGCGTCGCTTACGATTGAAGGCACAAAATCCGACTGGTCATTTCTCGAAGGCGTAACAGTTAATGTGGCTGTAACGCACGGATTGGCTAACACCCGCCGTTTGCTTGAAAGTATTAAGAATGGAGAGAAGAGCTATCACTTTGTGGAAGTTATGACCTGTCCGGGAGGCTGTGTCGGCGGCGGCGGACAACCGCGTATGACTGATGATTCGGTTCGTGAGCGTCGGATTGCCGCCATTTACAAAGAAGATGAAGGGAAAGCTCTGCGTAAGTCGCATGAGAACGAAGCGGTTCAGCAGCTCTATAAAGAGTTTCTCAAAGAGCCGCTTGGAGAAAAATCACATCATCTTCTGCATACGCACTATGAAGACAAGCCGGTTGTATAA
- a CDS encoding FAD-dependent oxidoreductase: MPAYAEEIEEALQEGVLIESLTSPEEIVSENRTVAGVKCRHMHLGEFDRSGRRRPEADADELVIPADQVIMAVGQTMDASVFGDALVLSGRGWIEADPTSRMTSLDGVFAGGDSVTGPMSVVHAIGDGEKAAVAIDEYLSGEKHAFWRTEVVNTTDYDPDADPVPYPREKMRMMPIDKRRSNFDEVEQAWNEAEAVRQARRCLRCDYGKCICQEEEVSNA; this comes from the coding sequence ATGCCGGCCTATGCAGAAGAGATCGAGGAAGCCCTGCAGGAGGGTGTCCTGATAGAATCGCTGACTTCTCCTGAAGAAATCGTTTCGGAGAATAGGACTGTGGCCGGCGTGAAGTGTCGGCACATGCATCTTGGCGAGTTTGACCGGTCCGGTCGGAGGCGTCCAGAAGCGGATGCCGACGAACTGGTGATTCCGGCCGATCAGGTCATTATGGCAGTAGGGCAAACCATGGACGCGTCCGTATTCGGGGATGCGCTTGTTCTGAGTGGGCGCGGCTGGATTGAAGCGGATCCGACAAGCCGGATGACTTCGCTGGACGGCGTGTTTGCCGGTGGCGATTCTGTAACCGGTCCGATGTCGGTTGTTCATGCGATTGGTGACGGTGAAAAAGCAGCCGTAGCCATTGATGAGTATCTCAGTGGCGAAAAGCACGCCTTCTGGCGTACCGAGGTGGTTAATACTACCGATTACGATCCGGATGCCGATCCCGTACCGTACCCAAGGGAGAAAATGCGAATGATGCCGATTGATAAACGGCGCAGTAACTTTGATGAAGTGGAACAGGCCTGGAATGAGGCGGAAGCCGTTCGTCAGGCGCGTCGATGCCTGCGCTGTGATTACGGAAAATGCATCTGTCAGGAAGAGGAGGTTTCAAATGCATAA
- the nuoF gene encoding NADH-quinone oxidoreductase subunit NuoF, with protein sequence MIAPVDKRIQSVKDLKERVRAVGENEVARILVCAGGGCLASGSDKVIDALREEAGIRDLDIEIIATGCMGLCAEGPVILMTDNMTFYQRVHPDDASVIMSEHVQGARTIERLVARDANGERAVPCLNDIDFFQKQTKVVLRNCGRVDPESIDDALEAGVYQALGKTLSELLPNDVIEQIKISGLRGRGGAGFPTWMKWNFTRQTPADLRYMLCNADEGDPGAYMDRSVLEGDPHSLIEGMAIGAYAIGASQGYVYVRAEYPLAVERLQKAIDEANEHGLLGENILGSDFSFNLEIRMGSGAFVCGEETALIASIEGRRGEPRPRPPFPAQKGLWGKPTVLNNVETYANVPSIIGNGADWYAAFGTEKSKGTKVFALAGAVRNTGLVEVPVGTPLGELIYDIGGGIVNNKPFKAAQLGGPSGGCVPKEHLNVPLDYESLSELGAIMGSGGLIVMDDDACMVDVARFFVEFVQEESCGKCVPCRVGTKRMLEILTRICDGQGRIEDIDRLIELGEFIQQGSLCGLGQTAPNPVLSTIRHFREEYVEHIRDRHCRAGVCPSLVRAPCQSACPAGVDIPGFISLVGGKRYSEALQLHRNRNPFASVCARVCFHTCEEKCRRSTLDESVSIRGIKRFMVEQETEMQLPEIRTNAANAAKKIAIVGGGPAGISCAFFLARLGYKPIVFEKEPRPGGMLVQAIPAYRLPRETLAREIRMIERMGVTIETGKALGRDFTISELKEQYDAVFVGIGAPDGIRVDLPGSDTKGVDDAMTFLRQYNIRGSVPVGSNVVVIGGGNAAVDAARTAIRLGAERVTILYRAYARRDAGLCRRDRGSPAGGCPDRIADFS encoded by the coding sequence ATGATTGCCCCGGTCGATAAACGTATTCAATCTGTTAAGGACCTCAAAGAACGGGTCCGAGCTGTCGGCGAAAATGAGGTAGCCCGGATTCTGGTTTGCGCCGGTGGAGGCTGCCTTGCGTCCGGATCGGATAAGGTGATCGACGCGCTGCGTGAAGAAGCCGGAATCCGCGATCTTGATATTGAAATCATTGCAACCGGCTGTATGGGGCTTTGCGCGGAAGGTCCGGTCATCCTGATGACCGATAACATGACTTTCTATCAGCGGGTTCATCCAGACGATGCATCCGTCATTATGAGTGAACATGTGCAGGGTGCCCGGACCATTGAACGGCTGGTTGCCCGCGATGCCAATGGTGAAAGAGCTGTTCCCTGTCTGAACGATATCGATTTCTTCCAGAAACAGACCAAAGTTGTTCTTCGCAACTGCGGTCGAGTTGATCCCGAGTCGATCGACGACGCTCTCGAAGCCGGTGTTTACCAGGCATTGGGAAAAACACTTTCCGAGCTGCTGCCGAATGACGTGATTGAACAGATAAAGATTTCCGGGCTTCGCGGGCGCGGCGGTGCCGGATTCCCGACATGGATGAAATGGAACTTCACCCGCCAGACACCTGCGGACCTGCGCTACATGCTTTGCAACGCAGATGAAGGCGATCCGGGGGCCTACATGGACCGTTCGGTTCTTGAAGGCGATCCGCACAGCCTGATTGAAGGAATGGCTATCGGCGCTTATGCCATTGGTGCCTCGCAGGGGTATGTCTACGTGCGTGCCGAGTATCCGCTGGCGGTTGAGCGGTTGCAGAAGGCAATTGATGAGGCCAACGAACACGGCCTGCTCGGTGAAAATATTCTGGGGTCGGACTTTTCATTCAATCTCGAAATCCGCATGGGTTCCGGTGCGTTTGTATGCGGCGAAGAAACGGCTCTGATCGCGTCGATTGAAGGCAGGCGGGGAGAGCCGCGTCCGCGTCCGCCATTCCCTGCCCAGAAAGGACTGTGGGGCAAGCCGACCGTCTTGAACAATGTGGAAACCTACGCCAACGTTCCGTCTATTATAGGCAACGGCGCCGACTGGTATGCGGCGTTTGGAACCGAAAAGAGCAAAGGAACCAAAGTCTTCGCGCTGGCCGGAGCTGTTCGAAACACCGGTCTGGTTGAAGTTCCGGTCGGCACGCCGCTCGGCGAACTGATTTATGATATCGGCGGGGGCATCGTGAACAACAAACCGTTCAAGGCCGCTCAGCTCGGCGGACCATCCGGCGGATGCGTTCCGAAAGAGCACCTGAACGTCCCGCTCGACTACGAATCGCTCAGCGAACTCGGCGCCATCATGGGTTCCGGTGGTCTGATCGTGATGGATGACGACGCCTGCATGGTGGATGTCGCACGCTTCTTCGTTGAATTTGTTCAGGAAGAATCCTGCGGCAAATGTGTTCCGTGCCGGGTCGGGACTAAACGCATGCTCGAAATTCTCACGCGCATCTGTGACGGGCAGGGGCGCATCGAAGATATCGATCGGCTGATCGAACTCGGTGAGTTTATCCAACAGGGTTCACTGTGTGGCCTGGGGCAGACCGCTCCGAACCCGGTGCTGTCAACGATTCGTCATTTTCGTGAGGAATATGTGGAGCATATCCGTGATCGGCACTGTCGCGCGGGTGTTTGCCCCTCACTGGTGCGGGCTCCGTGCCAGTCGGCCTGTCCGGCTGGCGTGGATATCCCCGGGTTCATTTCGCTGGTCGGAGGAAAACGCTACAGCGAGGCTCTGCAGCTGCACCGCAATCGTAATCCGTTTGCCAGTGTCTGTGCCCGTGTCTGCTTCCATACCTGCGAAGAAAAATGTCGTCGAAGTACGCTGGACGAGTCTGTTTCGATTCGCGGTATCAAGCGCTTTATGGTGGAACAGGAAACCGAGATGCAGCTTCCGGAAATCCGGACGAATGCCGCAAATGCCGCGAAAAAGATCGCGATTGTCGGCGGAGGTCCGGCCGGAATCTCCTGCGCATTTTTCCTCGCACGTCTCGGTTACAAACCGATCGTGTTTGAGAAAGAACCGCGCCCCGGAGGAATGCTGGTGCAGGCGATTCCCGCCTATCGTCTGCCGCGCGAAACTCTTGCAAGGGAGATCCGCATGATTGAGCGCATGGGCGTTACCATAGAAACCGGCAAAGCGCTGGGGCGGGATTTTACGATTTCAGAACTCAAGGAGCAGTATGACGCGGTCTTTGTCGGCATCGGTGCTCCGGACGGAATTCGTGTAGATCTGCCGGGAAGCGATACCAAAGGTGTGGACGATGCCATGACGTTCCTTCGCCAGTACAACATCCGCGGTTCGGTTCCGGTCGGAAGCAATGTTGTGGTGATCGGCGGTGGCAATGCCGCAGTCGACGCGGCCCGTACCGCCATTCGTCTCGGTGCCGAACGCGTAACCATTCTGTATCGCGCGTACGCGCGAAGAGATGCCGGCCTATGCAGAAGAGATCGAGGAAGCCCTGCAGGAGGGTGTCCTGATAGAATCGCTGACTTCTCCTGA